One genomic region from Natranaerobius trueperi encodes:
- the tnpA gene encoding IS66 family insertion sequence element accessory protein TnpA produces the protein MSQTENKYEKLRESWKKHIAEFRSSGMTTREWCNTHNL, from the coding sequence ATGTCACAAACTGAAAACAAATATGAAAAGTTAAGAGAAAGTTGGAAAAAACACATAGCTGAATTCAGATCTAGCGGCATGACTACTAGAGAATGGTGCAATACTCATAATTTA